gacttgctgcagttattgaaagcaaaggatttgcaactaaatattaagtcttattcacttaaatatgttttaagtatatctgttccaatacttttgatcacatgacaaatgggtggattcaaacaaaatgtgatattttcttagttgtgcatcagatcctgatgtaaatacctggaaataaaagctgaaacgttgatctctggtctcacgttcattatttgatgtcaagcccaaatgttttcagtctacagcaaaaataaaggaattcgcctcactgttccaatacttttggagggcactgtacacagTGAAGTGACTTCTTTCTCTGTCCTACAGGGCGTTTATCAGTTCAGGAGGATGAGGTTAAGCAGATGaagatctctctttctctggcccAGACCGAGGAGAAAAGGCTACAGCAGAAGCTTGCAGACCTGGAAAGAGTAAGAACAATTCTGAGTTAGGCCTCTTTAATCATATCATCCTCTCATATACCTAAATAACATAACCCCCCTCGTTAAACAGTAATATTTGGGGTTAGGGTTCGGACTATTGTTTCCTTCTTGTAACTTCaaataattataatttgacaacCATGGCATGGCAAATTCAAGTCAATATAGCAGAATTACCTGGAAAAGGAAATACTTAACACATCTGAATCACTTCTGTTTAATCCACCTGCCTTAACTGAGAGATCATACATGAGCAAATGTGTCCAAACCTCTGGTGGATCCTCAGGCGAAGAGCAACCAGGCAATCGATCTGACCTTCAAGCTCAAGTCCCTCCAACAATGTCTGGAGCAGGAAGAGGCGGAGCACAAGGCCACAAAGGCAAAACTAGCAGACAAGAGCCAGATCAACCAATCAATTGAGGAGGCCAAATCTGAAACTCTCAAAGGTGAGAGAAGAACATTGGACCATAAATGCTTCAAGATAGTGTGTGATATGTAGAGTGAAAGCATTTGATAGAGTGTGATATGTAGAGTGAAATTATGAGAAGGAATAAAGAAGGATATGtctgtcaaatgtttttttgtattattatatgCAACACACCTCTACATAAAATGTGTAAACTGTATTCTCTGAGCAGTGATGGAGAAGAGCCTACATGAGGAACATAACACCAAGCTGCAGCTGGAGGGCCAACTTCTGCAGCTCGAGAAAGACCACTCTCTGCTGGTCTGTGACTACAAGCAGGCCCAGAACAAACTGGAAGAACTGCACACAACCAAGGACAAGCTCAccgaggaggtggggggagggggggggcatcagtgcatgtctctgtgtttgtgagtctATCTGCATTCTcgcccttttctctctctttctttctccctttctttctcattctctcaaaTCGCTGCCTTCACATTCTTGTTTCAACCCAACCTTTTTTTGGCCCCCGGCCTTCTGCCCATCTCCCCAGGCATCAAATTTGACCTTGCTCCTGGAGCAGGAGATGCAGAAACGTAGACTTACCCAGACTGACCTGAAGGTACAGACCCAGCAGGCCACAGTGCTACGCTCCTCTGAGAAGCAGTTGAAGCAGGAACTTAATCACCTGCTGGACAAGAAGCACAGCCTGGAGAAACAGAACCAGGAGCTACGCAGGTCAGgtcaacacacatatacagtcatGGCCGAAATTGTTGGCACCCCAGAAATGTTTCCAGAAAATCAAGTATTTCTCACAGAAAAGTATTGCAGTAACAAATGTTTTGCTATACACATGTTTATTCCCTTTGTGTGTAttggaacaaaaaaaaaaaaaggaggaaaaaatgCAAATTGGTCAAAATGTCACACAAAATTCCCAAAATGGGCTGGTCAAAATTCTTGGCACCCTTAACTTAATATTTGGTTGCACACCCTTTGGAAAAAATAACTGAAATCAGTCGCTTCCTATAACCATCAATAAGCTTCTTACACCTCTCATCCGGAATTTTGGACCACTTTTCCTTTGCAAACTGCTCCAGGTCTCTCTTTTTGGAAGGGTGCCTTTTCCCAACAGCAATTTTAAGATCTCTCCACAGGTGTTCAAAGGGATTTAGATCTGGACTCATTGCTGGCCACTTTAAAACTCTCCAGCGCTTTGTTGCCATCCATTTCTCACATCCTTTTGACGTATGTTTGGGGTCATTGTCCTGCTGGAAGACCCAAGATCTCGGACGCAAACCCAGCTTTCTGACACTGGGCTGTACATTGCGACCCAAATTCCTTTGGTAATCGTCAGATTTCATGATGCCTTGTACACATTCAAGGCACCCAGTGCCAGAGGCAGCAAAACAACCCCAAAACATAATTGAACCTCCACCGTATTTCACTGTAGGTACTGTGTTCTTTTCTTTGTAGGCCTCATTCTTTTTTCCGTAAACAGTAGAATGATGTGCTTTACCAAAAAGCTCTATCTTGGTCTCATCTGTCCACAAGACGTTTTTCCAGAAGGATTTTGGCTTACTCAAGTACATTTTGGCAAACAGTAGTCTAGTTTTTTGTCTCTGTGTCAGAAGTGGGGGTCCTCCTGGGTCTCGTGCCATAGCGTTTCATTTCATTTAAATGTTGACGGATAGTTTGCGCTGACACTGATGCTCCCTGAGCCTGCAGGACAGCTTGAATTTCTTTGGAACTTGTTTGGGGCTGCTTATCCACCATACGGACTATCCTGCGTTGCAACCTTTCATCAATTTTTCTCTTCCATCCACGTCCAGAGAGATTAGCTACAGTGCCATGGATTGCAAACTTCTTGATAATGTTGCGCACTGTGGACAAAGGCACATCTAGATCTCTGGAGATGGACTTGTAACCTTGAGATTGTTGATATTTTTCCACAAATTTGGTTCTCAAGTCCTCAGACAGTTCTCTTCTACTCTTTCTGTTGTCCATGCTTAGTGTGGCACACACAATCAAAGCTAAGTGAACTTCTCTCCTTTTTATCTGCTCTCAGGTGTGATTTTGATATTGCCCACACATGTTACTTGCCCCAGGTGAGTTTAAAGGAGCATCACATGCTTGAAACAATCTTATTTATACACAATTTTGAAAGGGTGCCAAGAATTTTGACCAGCCCATTTTTTGAGTTTTGTGTGACATTATGTCCAATTTGCATTTTTTCctccctttttttgtttttattccaATACACACAAAGGGAATAAACATGTGGATAGCAAAACATGTGTTACTGCAATACTTTTCTGTGAGAAATACTTGATTTTCTGGAAACATTTCTGGGGTGCCAACAATTTCGGCCATGACTGTGTAAGCACAGACAATCTCTCACCCTCTCGTCTGTTTTAATCACTCCGGTTTAAAATTACAACATAACTTTTAGCtctccaaaaaacacatttgcaaaTAAGATTAGCTTTTGAAAGACTACATTTACATAGCCAATAGGTCCTATTGTCTTGCCTTGCAATACTATTGGATAAATTTAGTCtttcaaaaaaagaaatgagcaattaaagagctaaatgtgacgttgtaattttacaacaaggggtcttacagggatattcacacacacaatcacttacTCACTTGTACTCTCaccttcacagacacacacatttcttctCTTGTTGTTTGCAATACTGGTTGGTTAGTTGTTCTTTACAATTAGTCGATGACAGTGATTGACGGCAGGCTTGTCCAATCCCAGGGAGAGGCAAGAGGCTGACGGGCAACTGAAGGAGCTAAAAGACCAGTTGGAGGCAGAGCAGTATTTCACGGTACTTTTCACCCCATAAATGAATAATTATTTGATCATAATTCCTACAGTACCTACTTAGACTTATACAAAACATGCAGTACCTGCTATATCATCGACGGGCAAAGCATCCGAGAACACATCTGAAATATCATTGATACTGGTTTGTGCTACGTTTTTGTAAAGCAAATCAATTCAGTAATCTAACAGCAGTGTAATGTCAATAATGTACAGTCCTACTGTGTGTGTAATAGAGTTAGTATTCACTGGAAGCATGTTGAAGCCCAGTTGTTTCTATGTTCCAGACCCTGTATAAGACTCAGATCCGGGAGCTAAAGGAGGAGTGTGATGAGAAGAATAAACTGTATAAGGATGCCCAGCAAAGACTGGAAGAGTATCAGGAGGAGAGGTAAGAAACTAGTAATATCCAAGACGTACTGCGTGCCCAGAATACTTCAGCAGTTATACTGTCACCAACTCACAGGACTGACATTGAAAGGTAGGGGAGTCATAGAAAAATTATCCATGTTAAAATGCACTGCTTGGCACTTCACAGTGGTTTTCTGTGCTGTGGGGGTGTACTTGAATAGCCAGCTGTATCAGATTTTACATAATCTTTTACAATTCAGccgatgcttttatccaaagccatgtacaaatagtgcatatagaaagtacagctGATGATCAAGGATTAGAAGTGTTACTGTACCTGGGCAGTTGACAAAATCTCCACAGAAATTTTAAGGATCTAACATGATTTGTCTTTAAAAGCTAGCTTCGGTATTAGCTTACACTAATAAGTAAATCACCTCACAGCCAGTAAGGAGGATTTGGTGTTATTAGATCAATAGGAGCTGAGAGCTGAGAAACTGAGAGCCGAGAAATCCATGTAGTATGACCCTTTAGTTCTTTTATTGGTCAAATTATACTGGGTACAAAATTTGTTGTGGtctcttgtttttttgttttagttGTGTGGCTGGAGTTTTATTTTAATCTGCAGTATATGCTAAAATATGGAAAACTAGAGAGGGTTCCATTTCTGGGGAAGTTGTGAGGTGTGGTTGCATCAGTTGCACCTGGGacagttttctttctttcttttcacctCCAAACCTATTGTTTAGGCTAATATCCAAACATGTCCAAATGTCCAAACATTTGGAGAATTTTCAAGGGTGTACTTAACTGATATTTCTGCATAAGATAGAagatctcccagaagttaacagcTACTAAACTGATGTTCTAGGTTATCGCACATGGGTTTGTGACGTTGTGAAGTTAGGGACGTTTGTCTTGCTAGTTAGCTACCGTTACCTTCagttttcgccacaaaaacttaaaacGCCTTAGACGCAAAAACCGTCAAACCGTCAAATGGATCATTCGAGGAGATACAAGCAACCCAATCGGGACCACGGTTAACATTTTGATACCGACATTGTGTATGCAGTGCAAAGATTTACAGTGTTCtaagggtgggaaaataataataaatatgtatGAGGTGATTATTATTTTGATACTTTCAGTGATCTTCTAGTGTTTGCTCCTGAACTTTTTAGTAGTTTCATTGATTGTAGTGGAATTTAGCGCAATATATTGATGTTCAGCTACTGTGCACAATCAATCTTAGATTGGCCACGTTCCTGGTTTATCCTAGTGAACTGGGATTTTTCGCCTTTGCCTACAGGGACTCCTTGGCTGCCCAGTTGGAGGTGAGCCTGACCAAGGCAGATTCTGAGCAGCTTGCCCGCTCCATAGCCGAGGAGCAATACTCAgacctggagaaggagaagatcaTGAAGGAGCTGGAGATCAAGGATATGATGGCCCGTCACCGACAGGAGCTGGGAGACAAGGAGGCCACCATCAGCTCTGTAGGAAgcacacagggagagggggctcgGGAGTAGGAAtgcaggagagatagaggggtgagagggaagggaggtagGAAAAAGGTTCTAATTGAAAGCCTGTGAGAGCGGCACATTAGCAAGCAACAATGCAAAGGGAGTGTGGGACATAAATCTGGTCTGAGAGGAATACTGGAAGACAAGGTGTCCTCCACTTTAGGGACAAACATTGACATGAGATTGAAGAGCTTTTCTTGAAGTTACCTCATGAGTGCAATGCCCGTTTGTAGTGGCCATGTGGCAAATGCTCGTGCAGTGTCCGTTGATGGCTCGCCACATCCATGGATCCGTCTCTAAGTGCAGCTCAATGCTGTCATATTTATGTCTCATGAGATCCAAGGCTCCATGGATTATAGCAGCTCAACATGGTGTTGAACACATTTCAGCgctcatccaaacaactttACACTGCATGTCCTTGGGTCCCATTTTCAACTTCACACAGGTGCCCGCTTCTCAAGATCATTGAgccacaggcacgcacacagaaagacagagataccTGCCTTTATAGTTGCATTGGTAGTAATTTCACACATGTATGATGTCTGCCTGTGCAGTGTGTACATCTGGATTAGGCAAACAGATTATTCCCCCTACACTCAACTATTTTGTCCTGTGCTGCCCCCTACAGCTGGAAGAATCCAACCGCACGTTGACAGTGGACGTGGCCAACCTGGCCAATGAAAAAGAAGAGCTGAACAACCAGCTGAAGGAGATGCAGCAGCGTGcgtctcttctcttcctcctctattgTATTAATTCTGCTCCTGATTCTCTGAAATTACCTATCTCTCCATGTTTCCTGTCGCTTTTTGGGATCTCCAAAAATGCATCTTTCCTTCCTAGCTTTCATCCATCCTCGAGCTGTCTTAGTTTATCCATCTAGAACAGGGGTGGTGGAAGTATGTTTGgggtttggtttggtgataGTTGTTCCCTTTGTTGGGTACAGAGCTCCAAAAgtccaaggaggaggagagacagatgaaCTCTGTGAAACTCTCCTTTGAGAAGCAGCTACAGAATGAGAGGACTCTCAAAATACAGGTGTGCATATGCATGTACTGTAAGGAAGTCTTAGGCAGCCAAGGTTTTTTATATTATATCTAATAttcttaaatattttatttttttctgtgtttgtgctgcAGTACAAAAGTGCAATGTTGAGAAACCTTTTGTTTAGTCTTTTCATTTCCTTATGTCTTTAAGCATTGTTACTTTAGGAGAAATTTTTGTATTTGTGACTTTTGCACAGATATGTATGtatgagagtgtctgtgtgtgtttgaggcctACACTACAGGTGTATGGACTCACCACTTGGATACAGTTTAATCTTATCTGCCAGAGATCTCCATATTCTTGACATACATTACACATAATGTGTGCCAGGCTGGGTATAATTAGTGTCTCCATAGCTGTATCTTATGTCTATACCTCCAAGGCTGTCAACAAGCTGGCGGAGATCATGAACCGGAAGGAGGGGGTGCGTGGCAGTCACCGAGTCAGTAGCGTGGACACGGACGTCcacaggaaagagaaggagaacagGAAGCTACAGCTGCAGCTGAGGTCGGAGCGTGAGAAGCTCAACAGCACCATCATCAAATACCAGAAAGAGATCAACGACATGCAGGCGGTCAGTATTAACACACCCACCTCCAAACATGCTGTACACTGACCAATGAGAGTTGGAGCTCCAGTTAAAGGCAGGCTCTAAACAACAAGGGGCATTTCCCTCTACAGATGAAGTAACAAATGTTTTTTCAGTGTCTGTTGGCCTATGCCTTTGTTTTTATTAAGTTATTTCCACAGGTACGGACAGTATAATTGAGTTTCTCATTTCTAGATATTATCTGGTGTATGCCTCTCCACATGTTTGAAAGTGAAGTTTTTATAAGTGGGTCTGTCTTTAAATTGTAAATAAACTCCAAACCCTCTTTATTGAGGTAACCCCATACCCATGCACAAACAAATCTTTGCAAAGATGTTATTTGAGATTTTTGGTGGCAAGTCCAGAAACGTTTTGCTTCCAGTGGTCATAAAACAGTTGAAGAAATTTGCATCTCAGGTTATGTTATTTGGTCCAGTTTGTGTATTACTCTGAGCATTTAAGGGAAGCTCCAAAATAAATTATTTACCCATTTGTTTTATATTAAGGGGCAGTTTAAAGCCTAAATTGGCAAGATTAATTGCACTTTAAGTATCTATATGACTTCCTGTATCACATGACCCAACTTATCAAACAACCATTTAGCTAACTGCCGTACACTTGCCCACGTACGCCAAATGAATTGCACAACTTGGTTGAAGCAAAGTAAATTCACTTagttgagcgtgtgtgtgttctgtagttGATTTCAGATGACAGCCAGGTCCGTCTGGAGCTGCAGATGGCTCTGGACAGTAAGGACAGTGATATTGAACAGCTTCGCTGTCAGATCAGCTCTCTCAGTGTCCATTCTATGGAGTCCACCAGCATCAGCAGTGGTAATGACCTGGACATGGATGACACCTACCCAGGTAACAATGTACAAACACTAACTGTCAACATCtacagtacacagacacactgcttacttgtgtatacatacacacacacacatactaaacaTAATGATAGACAAATCAAAATCAGTTTCTTAACTCCATGATGACATACATGTCAAAACTTCAAGACCTTTTCCTTTTCTTTGGCCACCTCTTGTCTGTGCTCTTTGCACAGTCCAGTCACTGACTTTTGTTGTCCCTAAACCTTTCTGCTTTGACTGTTCCTTCTTCTTTTCCCCTCCACTTTgctttcttcctcccctccctctggggTGGTGCAGTGCGTATCACTCACTCCCACACCTCTGAGTCCATGTCCTTCAAATACCAGCGCACCCACCAATCTGTCTGCATCGACACCCGGCCCAACCTCAGAGCCGCTCACACCCTCTTTGAATCTGActctgaggatgaggaggagtgtggagggggtaGCCGGTTAAATCATGGTCACCTGCCCTTGGCTCTCACCCATGACCAATCCCTTGAGCCTCAGCACGCAGGTGACCCAGCATGGTGGCTCAGATGCAACAGTGGAACCTATGCCCTTCGgcccctctcacactcactttTGCTCGCCCtcctcagactgtgtgtgtgtgtgtatgtctgtatgtgtgtgtgtatgtctgtgtgtgtgcatgcacgcaAATGAGTGAATTTGTGAGCTTGCAAAtgcttgttgtttttgtgtgtgttaaccctCACACTTCAAATGTTGTATGGCATTGTTAACATGAAATGCATACGCAAAATGTACTACCTCGTCAGTGGACTATAATTGTTCTAGAGTAATATGTTGCACAATGTTCCAGAGTAGTGTGTGCTTTGTGAATCCTTTCTCAGCATCAAACAGACCATCACGCttcctgttttttgtttttttccccagaTGCCAGGTTGGAAGGCTGGCTGTCACTTCCTTCCAAGAACACCAAGAGGTTTGGCTGGGAAAGAAAGGTGACAGCAGTAACTCATAAGGCCAGAATTGCTCTTGGGTTGTCCCTGAGGTGGATGATGTGTGGGGTGGTAACACTAACAGCTCGTGTTTGTCTGTTGCTCTGAAGTACGTGGTTATGAGCAGTAGGAAGATTCTGTTCTACAACAGCGAGGTAGACCGAGAGCAGTCCAACCCCTTCTTGATCCTGGATATTGAGTGAGTCCTCTGACCCTCTAGGGTCAAATTCTGACACCACATGAAAATCAAAAAAATTATTCACGTAAACCTGAAAATAATTCAGAGTACCACAGAAACATTTCAAAAAATAAGAAGTTATGAAGATGAGATATTTAATGAAAGCAAAAGGGAAGTATCTTGACAAGTGGTCTTGACAATTTTAGATCTCACTGTATACGTTTGAGAACGCATCACACTGCTGATCCTGTGCTGTTTTAACGtttacatttgattttattatatttattaatttagcagattaTTTTCCTCAAAGCAATATacgtacaaatagtgcattTAGAAAATGCATTCAAAAATGAAGGTTCAGAAGTAAAAAAGTTATCCCTCACGTTCAAGTCTGAgctgtttgtattgtgtgtgtgtgtgtgtgtgtactttctcaAAATGTTCatgcccctcttctctctcacacactactCCGTCTCTCCTCTTTCAGTACATTGTCACTACTCTTTTCCTTACAGTAAGCTGTTCCACGTTCGACCAGTCACTCAAACAGATGTTTACCGTGCTGATGCCCGAGAGATACCAAGGATATTTCAGGTGGGTTCAAAATATATGGTTTAGAGAACATTCTTCTCCCAGGATCTAACGCGATCAGCATCTGCAGAACCAGCTTGTTAACACCTgatcccatcctctcccctctccaccccttcaGATCCTGTACGCCAACGAGGGTGAGAGCAAGCGGGAGCAGGAGTTAGCAGTGGAGCCGCTGCCTCCGAGTGAGCGCGCATCCTACATTGGCCACAAAGGTCACGAGTTCATCCCCACACTCTACCACTTCCCCTCCAGCTGCGAGGCGTGCACACGGCCCCTCTGGAACGTCTTCAAGCCTCCGCCTGCTCTCGAGTGCCGCCGCTGCCACACCAAGTGCCACAAAGACCACCTGGACAGAAAGGAGGAGGTCATTGCCCCCTGTAAGGGTAAGTACCCACAACGCAGATAGTCCAGTGGCTTTCGACACGAGGATATGATGATTTTGAGGCATTGGCAGCAGCCAGAACATGAGTCAATTGAGTGTTCGTTTTCTTTATTAACAGAGTGACTAATTTCAATGAGTTCTAGGTTTTATAAGTATTagcaatctgcagattgggaaagGAAACTAAACCtcaacaataaatgacaacacaacaccaggcttcaGTCAATAatgtctctcagctctgaaagccAGAGGACGGTGTTGAGTGgatagagaaaaacaaaaataacataCAGCCAATAGGTGTTTGTCATTATAGGCAGGCAGATACTGCACCATAGAACTGTGACTGTCATCAGAACACAGTAGGTTACAGTAGGAAAACATACATGGAATAAGAGAGAATATATGAATTCATAAGGTAATATCAGCTGATATACTGATTGTAATTAAcataagcacataggaaatccaATTTATTTTACAGCATGTTTTCATACTGAATAACTATGTTTTTGTCTTGTTTCTTCTAGCATAGAGACATTATATAACACCTATCCATGCACAGTATGTAAAAGCAATATTGTGGAACAGCTTTGTGAGCTTATCGGTAATGATGCAAACCTGAACCCTAAAACCTCTCACCCTGGCTACCTCTTCTActactctcatcctctcattcctcctcagTGAACTACGACATGTCAACAGCCAAACACCTCCTCCTGTTGGCGGGTTCCCAAAAGGAACAGCAGCGATGGGTCAGCCGTCTGATCAAACGCATACCTAGAAAACACCCCACCACCGTCCCGGCGGGTGGAAGCTCTCCCTTGCAGCCGGCAGCCCGCTCGTCTCCCCGGATCTCACCCCGGCCCTCCCCCAGGAACTCCCCTGCCCTGTCCACCCACCGCATGGCAATCAAGTTGCAGTCCAGCCGACAACAACCTGTAGAGAAGCccaggtgaggggagggaaagggctTTGTGGTTGGTTTTCAAAGTGGGTGGTTATTTGATCTTTGTGAAGTCAAAAATGTGTCATGTAAAAAATTACCTGACAAATGTCCTTTAGGACATGAGGAGTATACAGAATGTTTTGACTACACAAGAGTTAAAGCAATGTTGTAATTTTAATGGTGGTGACTCACAATTCTTTTCAACTCAGCACTCCAATATTGCACGTCATGGCCATGTTGATTATTCAGCATTCACATTACAGCGCGTCTGTTTAACACATCTGGTGACTGTAGATATCCCTCTACCATGAAAGCTAAATGGTAGTATACCAAGCAGTCAGATGTATGTGGCTGAACATAAAATATATTCTCTCAGTTTCCGGGACAATGTGCTCAACATTGTATGCCGTAGacaacacacatccttcactacTGTAGCTTTACTAGCTGCTCTGTACTCTTAACTGCTTCCATATAGAGCTAGTCTAACTTtgtcactcccccccccataCCCAGCTGTGGCCCTATGCTCCGAATTATCCTGCACTGACAACCTCATCTCACTGACCACTCACCATTCTTGTGTTTCTGTGGCAGAAAGTAAGTAGCAGACTGCagtatgtctgcctgcctgcttgtctttctgtttgtctgtctgcctgttcatTTGCTGCTGTGTATTATCTTTTAACCAACCAATCTTTTCCTCATCTCTTACTGTGAGCTTTACCATCATGTTGTATGTAATtcactggtaaaaaaaaaacgaaccaCAATGCCTCAATCCTGCCATCAAGTTGTCTGCGCATGAACTGTGTCATCATTCATATTAATAGTTCATTATCAGGCTCACCAGAAGCCTGATACTgaatcattcatttgaatcaggtgtgttgtagcagggaaacatctaaaacatgcagggcaagGGGcatgaggaccaggattgagaaccagtGCAGTAAATTGAGATCAGGGTGAATATGGACTGTTTCAGGTTGCTTGAGTTTGGCCTTAAGGACTGGAATTGGTCACTGGATGAGGACGATGATGACGATGTGTTTGACTTCTAAAGAAGGAAACTGAGGGTAACTCAGCAGTGCTTGCTGTGATGCATAGGGCTTGAGgcctgcatgtttgagttgcTTGGATAGTATAACCTCTTGAGATGATCTACCATTTTGTAATGTGCCAAGTTTTTGTGGTTTGAAACTCAAACTTGATTCTCTAAGAGACTTCCACTTCTCTTCCAACCAAACAAGAAGAGTCAATACTGAGGTAAAGCATGGTACTTGAAGTCTGACAAAAGGATGTTAACTGGTCTGTTGTAGCTAATATATTGCATGTAGTGAGTGAGTGCAAAAGatgcaagaaaaaaaaatatatatatatatacacacacacacgagtcagGGAATGGACTAAGAACAGATCAGATAACCATTGACTTTTGTTataaaaaattgtttttttttttctcttcacaGCTAACCTGGTTTACACGGAGGAGTGCTACGTCCTGTCACATGGACATTGTCACTTCAAAATGCCCGAAATTTACATTTCTTATTCAATAATGGTCACGTCAACCAAATATTGTGCATTATAGAAAGTCCAATATAAATTGTGAAAATTATATTTATACTGCTAGGCTTATTGTCATCATTTTTGGCTACAAACCAAAACATCGTATCTACCTGCACTTCTTCAAGTGTCATTTGGTGGTATTGGCAAAGTTAGTGAGAGTTTGTACATAACAGAGTGAATGGTCTATAAGGTTTGTTGCCAAATAGAGATTATCTTCAAGCATGTCTCCTTTCATGTGATCGTTTTATTTTTCTGAAGACAAAATATTACTTTCCTCATATTCCGTACATCACAGGACCTGCAAAAT
The sequence above is a segment of the Hypomesus transpacificus isolate Combined female chromosome 26, fHypTra1, whole genome shotgun sequence genome. Coding sequences within it:
- the LOC124487466 gene encoding rho-associated protein kinase 2-like isoform X1 — its product is MSSGAERRLESRLRKLESMISDPKSVLNLESLLDSMNALAVDLDYPALRKNKNIEAFLNRYEKVVGRLRELQVKLEDFERVKLIGRGAYGEVQLVRHKASRNVYAMKQLSKFEMIKRSDSAFFWEERDIMAFSNSPWVVQLCCAFQDDRYLYMVMEFMPGGDLVTLTMNYDMPEKWARFYLAEVVLALDAIHSMGFIHRDVKPDNMLLDGKGHLKLADFGTCMKMDSTGMVHCDTAVGTPDYISPEVLKSQGGDGYYGRECDWWSVGVFVFEMLVGETPFYADSLVGTYGKIMDHQNSLYFPEDMEMSQNAKDLICAFLSDREVRLGRNSVDEIKKHPFFRNDQWTFETIRETVAPVVPELNSDIDTSNFDEIEDDKGDAETFPPPRAFVGNHLPFVGFTYFKEDELLRGKIGGTLEETDDVVDCFKKQEDLSEDKEPDLQKKCHHLEEQLNHEMQAKDNLELKCRNATSRLEKLVRELDEEMSSRQKVELSLRQLERERALLQHQSSENLRRVELETERKRTLENEVNSLRDQLEELKRRNHSSQVFNEKNIQLQRQLEEATALLQGEQEAGEKLKKSQMEAQKQTQVLELSLRDHQDKLSLLENSKMELEQHLISLQAALEAEKRDRSQGSEIIADLQGRLSVQEDEVKQMKISLSLAQTEEKRLQQKLADLERAKSNQAIDLTFKLKSLQQCLEQEEAEHKATKAKLADKSQINQSIEEAKSETLKVMEKSLHEEHNTKLQLEGQLLQLEKDHSLLVCDYKQAQNKLEELHTTKDKLTEEASNLTLLLEQEMQKRRLTQTDLKVQTQQATVLRSSEKQLKQELNHLLDKKHSLEKQNQELRRERQEADGQLKELKDQLEAEQYFTTLYKTQIRELKEECDEKNKLYKDAQQRLEEYQEERDSLAAQLEVSLTKADSEQLARSIAEEQYSDLEKEKIMKELEIKDMMARHRQELGDKEATISSLEESNRTLTVDVANLANEKEELNNQLKEMQQQLQKSKEEERQMNSVKLSFEKQLQNERTLKIQAVNKLAEIMNRKEGVRGSHRVSSVDTDVHRKEKENRKLQLQLRSEREKLNSTIIKYQKEINDMQALISDDSQVRLELQMALDSKDSDIEQLRCQISSLSVHSMESTSISSGNDLDMDDTYPVRITHSHTSESMSFKYQRTHQSVCIDTRPNLRAAHTLFESDSEDEEECGGGSRLNHGHLPLALTHDQSLEPQHADARLEGWLSLPSKNTKRFGWERKYVVMSSRKILFYNSEVDREQSNPFLILDIDKLFHVRPVTQTDVYRADAREIPRIFQILYANEGESKREQELAVEPLPPSERASYIGHKGHEFIPTLYHFPSSCEACTRPLWNVFKPPPALECRRCHTKCHKDHLDRKEEVIAPCKVNYDMSTAKHLLLLAGSQKEQQRWVSRLIKRIPRKHPTTVPAGGSSPLQPAARSSPRISPRPSPRNSPALSTHRMAIKLQSSRQQPVEKPRLLEFGLKDWNWSLDEDDDDDVFDF